The Parambassis ranga chromosome 4, fParRan2.1, whole genome shotgun sequence genome includes the window TTTTACTGTTAACACTTCCCAGACTTGTGGACTCCTCAAACACAAATCTTTGTAAATTTGTACACCACATACAGAAATAAAAGTGAAGTGCATTCAATGACGTTTTGCTGATGAACACAAGACAGCTGCTTTGTTGTATGAACTGCTAcagttattattaaaaataaatgtacaaaaaagaaagaaaatcatgtGCAtggtgagtgtatgtgtgtgtgtgtacagcttgCGTGTTAGCCATCCTGCTGCTGTATGAAGGGGTTTGGAATGGCCTCCATGCCATCCTGAGGACAGATTAGCACAACGGAGGTTCCTCTGCAGACCACCAGCCCCAGCTGCCTGGTGTCTTCTGTCAGCTTCAGCTGGTCATCTGGATCTGAATACATGAGAGAAACAGGGAACACATTCAAAGTCCACATTTAAAGGAACGTGTAAAATGTGCCCACCAGCATGTGCCACAAAGTCACATTCAGCCTTCAAAGGATAGAGCCACAGAGTTCAGgcacaaatgtgtgtttcaGACCTTAATGACAAGAACTACAGCAGGAGCTGAAAGCTGAATCTAATCACACAGTGTTGCCTTAAATCAGCAAATCTGCTGCAAAAGCTGTAACTCCTACAACATGATTTAGGATGTGTAAATATCAATCCGAACAATTATCCACTGAATTTAAAGTCCTTTAACTTTTATGGATACGTTATTCTGgaaatacacatatttaaaacacaactgCAGTTGCAGTTGCAATCTAGACTTTACTCAGCTACAATCGCCTTTTTCCACTGTATCCTGTGGGGTTGGGAAACACAAATAACATGGAACAAATGTACTAGTACGTTTGTTAACAATGGGTTTTTGTCACATAAAGCACAAACTGAACCAGTCACTACTGCATTACCTTCTCTTTAACACATTATCGACCGTGTCTGAGTGCTTGTATCCACTTACCGCGCATATACTCGATTGTGCCGTCCAGCACCAGGTTCAACAGAGGATCAAACCCTTTCAGGACACCGCTGGCTGGGAGGGAAAGACATATCCGAGCATTAGTTAGAATAGATTCAATTGACGAACCACAAACTACACGAGTAAACTACAACCAACCTTCTCGTCCTCCTTGAAACTTCACACGAATCGTCTTGTCGATGTATTTGGACAAGTCGAATAtgctctcctttttcttcttttctttatcctgcacagagcagaaacacGGCGTTTGTTCACACACGCATGCAAGCTAACAGCACACAAACTCAGCCggagcttagcttagcatggctAGCTACGTTAGCAAATAGGAGAAAACGGGGTAAAGTAATTTCGTATACCTGTTCAATACCTCGGGTCATGATTGGTATAAACAGTTACTGTCTAACAACAAACCAGATACTATATACGGATTAATAGGAAAAGAGATGTCTGAATAAGAGCAAAATTCATACGGACTCACCGCCATGTTAGCTGTTTGACACGGAAGTTAAACTTTGACCTCAGAAGGTTCCACCAATCAAATCGTCGAGCGCCGTCAGTGACGTCGCCAGTATGTTTGGTATCAGTTTATTGGCTTCTATAACATGTCAGTGATGTTTAGTTTAGTACTTTAACAGCAGTTTAACAGCGTTAAATTATACATCTTTGTCATCCTGGTGTTATAATTAGCATCTCGTGGACCCTTTTCCTGGGTGTGTTCAGCCAGCAGTCGGTCAGAGGGAAACTATTAATAACTGTAGTTGGTGTGTTGTGTAGCAGAGGAAGGACGGGACACTCGACATGGCTGACACTGAGCTGAAACCAAAAAGCTTTAGACTGACACTT containing:
- the lsm7 gene encoding U6 snRNA-associated Sm-like protein LSm7, with translation MADKEKKKKESIFDLSKYIDKTIRVKFQGGREASGVLKGFDPLLNLVLDGTIEYMRDPDDQLKLTEDTRQLGLVVCRGTSVVLICPQDGMEAIPNPFIQQQDG